A window of Solanum stenotomum isolate F172 chromosome 9, ASM1918654v1, whole genome shotgun sequence genomic DNA:
TTTTTGATGCTTGCAATGGTTGCAATATAATGGTAACTCATCATAgatattattttgatgaattaatttaaatagTGACTTATTTcgatcaaaaaaaaaattatctgtTGTAAAGTAAAGTGTGTGAATCTAATGGACAACTTCAATATGTTTTAGGGTTGgtgtattaaataatttaactaatgATGATTGTACTATATTTGGTATATCTATAAGACATGCAAATCacttaaaatgaaattacatgtGATTCGATATAACTtataataaatgaaattaatcggTTATGATAAATTAAACCAAGTTCGAATTTTTCAAATACATCAATCTAATTAATAGGATTGAAAATGCTACTGAGGAAGTGAGGTTGCTTAGGCAACATAGAAAATTATTTCttctatatgaaaaatatttccatTACAAATCCTTCTTGATACCTCCCAAAGAAAGTGTAGAACAATGGACCATAAGACCATATCAATGTCAAATATCTTGTAGAAATTAGAGTTTATATATTTCATAAAGTTTAGCATTTCAATTAAATCCGAAAATGAATTGTAATCTTTATTATGGCCATCTCTCATTGGTTGTCCCCGGGTATCATTATCAAGAAGTATATCCACGACTTCTTGTACTATTTTTTCTTGATGTAGATCTACCTGTTGTTAATAGATCGGTAAGGGTATTGTTTTGATAGGCAACTCTTTTTAGAGTTCATTAATATCTGAGCTAATAAGTTTTTCTATCATCCATCTAGTTGATCGGTCTCAACTCATAAGGAAGAACCGGtaataaacacaaaataattcATTCTTGCtctataatttttcaaattaaatgtttatACAATTTCACGCATCTAACCAAAAAGTTATTTCTTATTCCAACTTTTCAATATTCCCATTCATTTTTTGTGTGCTCTTCTTCCCCCAATCATTCCCATTCTACCAACGAATTTCAATTCACAAGTATTAGAACAGTTGAAGAAATTGTGAATACATTGACTTGACAGGAGCATTTTTATGGGGAATTGATGCGTAGCTTATATAACAGGAGCAATGTTAAGATATTTTGGTACTACttaattgtatttataaaaGAGAGCATAAAGGAACAATTGggcaaaatattttttttatcttgaaaaaaatttaatgatatTTGGATATATTATACGCATCTTCCTACACGATTGAAAAGTTTTCATTACTTTCATAAATTTCATGTCTTGTTaaattaaaacacataaaataaaatggaagaGTAACATAACATTCTAAGAAATAGGAAAAacgaaaataataaaatttgaatattattactttctttcagatataattataaaaatcatttaatctCCTCACAAAAATCATCATAAGACTTCACAAAACAAGACCCTTTTAATtaacttgaatttaaattattcgAAATAGTATCCCAATAGAGTTCAATCTCATCACCACAGCTCAATCCACGATTCTCGAACAAATCGGCACAAACAATTGCATAGTCCTTACATGGCTTCATCTTCACAACATAAACCCTTTCATCATTTTTATGATTGTTCTCTTCAGTAACATCCCATAATTGAAAATGATGCATTTTTCCTTTCTCCAAACAAATGAAATTGTAACAGAAATGTTTGATCATAAATGTTTGTCCTTAATTTTATTGGCCATGAATGGATGCATTTTACTCCTagttcaaaaagataaaatacaTTGAGTTTCCAAACTATGTGGTGTCCAAATTGAGTCAATATGGAGTATGAACAATTGCATCATGTAATCAAAGAATCTTGGAAAATTACTGCCTATTTTTGGTGCAGAAACTGAAATGGACACTGTTACATTTGGTGCACATATTGAACACTGTTTCCCAACTAGCTTGGGATTTGATGTAGCTTTTGTATTGAACACTGAGTTTTGTGTCACAGCTCACTTCAAATCGTAAGGttgtgagttcgagtcaccaaaaCAAAAACAGATGGAAGCTCCTAGggagaagttaaaaaaaaaagggaaaaggcataagtacccccccagcctatgcccgaaatcccagagacacacctaacctttactaaggtcctattacccccccgaacttaatttatctataatattctaccccttttctgcctacgtggcactatcttgaaaaaaatgtcaacatgcactGGGCCCacaaagatagtgccacgtaggccaaaaaggggtagattaatacatataaaataagttcggggggtaataggaccttagtaaaggttgggtgtgtctctgggatttcgggtataggctggggggtacttatgcattttcccaaaaaaaaaaacaaaaggtgGCACAGATTAGCTCATTCTATTCATCGGGGACTCCGGGTAGACACCAATGGCCACAATCTTGCTTCACCCTTCTACCGATCTTCTCATACACTGATGGGTGGTCATCCTTGCGGAAATTTATTGACTGTGTTACGTTTAAAAGGACTACTGGCAGCTGCCTTTCCTTAATCACCTCCTCCACAATCTTCATTTTCAAAGGATAGCTCCTCTCAAAACAGGTTTACTCTCTTTACTACAACTTCCACCTGAATCTCAATCTCTGCTTCTGTTTAAATACAAGTAAACTTAAACCACGTTTGACAGATTTGTAGAATACCATTTATCCTTATTAGAATGAATATAGAATGTGGGGAAGGCTAAATGATCAATGTTGCTCGTTCCCTTCAATGATACAACATGCACTTTCATAAGATAAGAACTCTCATGTTAGTGTTATCATTTATAAGTCGGAGATTACCTCTTCGAGCTCTGGCAGCATTTCCTGCTTAGATAGGCTTCGGAAAGCCCTTCACAAATTCTCTCTCCTTAGTTGTGTCACTTAAAATATGCCATCACCAATAGTCTCTGCAGGAACATGTTCCGTTCTCAAATTTATGGAACCTATTGGCATCTCTAACAAGAAATATTTTCTGCAAAATCTTTGACAAACCCTTGATGTACTCATGACAATCTCCACAAACTCTCAAATTCTTGAAAACACGAATTGGCTTCCCCTCAATTTCATCGGCACCAGAAAGAAGTGCCAAACCAATTGCCAATTTCTCGCTGTGAAATCTCAGGCTCTCATCCCTTGTTTCATCTTCAACATCGTGTAATGAAAAGCTTACTTCCCGTGTGTAACCAAGttcatatttcattttcttctccaTCTTATACAAAAATTCATGGATAGCTTTAGTAAGTGGGTGTGTCTCATCTCTGTTGTGGAAAAAGTGCATCTTCTTGTCGATCTCCACCCAACTTTGTCCTGCTTCTTTTCTTAAACCTTTCGTTTTCACCAGTCCTCTTAATCCCTCACATTCTTCCCATAGGCGGGCATCAGCTAAAATGTTTGACATCATAACATAATTCACCGGATTATTGCCATCTAATTTTAAGAGAATCTCCCCAACTTCTCTTCCTATTTCTACATTCTTGTGTACTCTACACGCACCAAGCAGTGTCTGCCAAATACCAACATTTGGTTTTACTGGCATGTTCTCTATCACAACCTTAGCTTCTCTTAGGCGTCCAGCTCGACCTAGGATATCAACCATGCAAGCATAATGCTCTACTGAGGGTTTTAAACAATTTGAATTGCATAGTTTTGAAAAGTATTCTTCACTTTCTTGAACTAACCCCGAATGACTACAAGCTGTGAGCAGAGCTAAGTAGGAAACCTCATCAGGCTCAATCCTATCCATATGCATTTTCTTGAATAGTTCAACTGCTTCTCCACCAAGACCATACTTCCCATACCCGGTGATCATAACGGTCCatgaaatcacatttttttCTGGCATAACATCAAAAAGTGTTTTGGCTTCCTCTATTAACCCACATTTTAGATACATATCCATGATTGAATTCAATACAGATATGTCTAACCCAGAAGGTATTTTTACTGCACAACAATGCAATTGTTTCCCAAGCTCAATTAGAGCAAAATCAGCAAAGATACCCATCATGCTTGACAGCACAAACCCATCCAATGTGATGCTACTTTCCCTGAGCTGCTTGAACAAGTTCATTGCCTCTGTTAGTTTGCCTTCTTGAGCATACCCTACGGTCAGTGTCGTCCATGATATCACACTTTTCTGTTCAACTTGACTAAACACCTTATGAGCTTCAAACAAGTTTCCTGATTTGACATACAAATCAATTAGGGCGCCTGCAATAACTTTTTGGCTGGAAATAAGGAATCCCCTAGTAATAAGAAAACCATGAATTTGGCTTCCTTCACGCACCGCCTTAAAACCACTGCAAGCCTTCAATGTGCTTGCAAACGTAAACTCGTCTGGCATTTCTCCTTGTTGTTGCATTTGTTTGAACAGATACAAAGATTTATCACCAAATCCTCCCATTGCATATCCTGCTATCATTACATTCCAAGTTATGAGACTCTTTTCTGGCATTTCATGGAACTTGTTTTCAGCCTCACCAAGTTTCCCACATCTTGAGTACATATCGATAATTGAATTACCTGCAACTGGATACTTTTCAAACCCACTTTTAGCACACAAACCATGAATCTGTTGTCCATTTTCCAGAACACCAAGAATACCACATGCCTTTAAGTTGGTGGAAAAAGTGTATTCATTGGGTCTTACATTTGAGAAGAGCATCCGAGAGAGAAGCAACAAGGATTCTTGAGCATTAGCGTGTTGTAAATATCCACACATTAAAGCCGTCCAGGAAACCACATTTCTTTCAGGCATTTTGTGAAACACTGAGCGAGCCAGTTCCACTCTACTGCATTTCCCGTACATATCAATGAGATCATTGCTTATCATCAAATCAAATGCATAACCCATCCTTAATACAGCTCCATGAACTTGCTTTCCCACATCTAAAGACAAAATCTTAGAACAATTTCTCAGTAGTTCAGCCAACCTTTGTCTCTCATTCATTACAAAAGATGTACCTTGCGGCATCTTCTTACCAGATATCTATAAATCTCTTGTGGAACTCAAAGAAGTTGTCCAAATATTTGTCATCTCATTTGAAACTCCGAAAAATTGTAGTTAAATGGGAATCCAGGTTCAGATATACGACTGTTCTAATTTTTCGCCCCAAGGGTGGTTTGGGTTATATATTATGTAACAGGAGAGATTCAAACTAGTTTCGGTTCACTGAGTCTCCTACCAGCATCAGCCTCTTTCCTTTCAATCTCTTCAAAAAGTCTGATGCACTAAACCTACAAAAGTAGAACTGCTTTAAATATACAAATCTGTTAAGTAGTCCCCTGAATTGTCAAACGACCAGCCTATTTATCAATGAAATGAATAAGTTTTATCATCACATGAATCAGCAGAACAGCAAAACCTATAGATATTACACAATATTATT
This region includes:
- the LOC125876341 gene encoding putative pentatricopeptide repeat-containing protein At3g15130 produces the protein MPQGTSFVMNERQRLAELLRNCSKILSLDVGKQVHGAVLRMGYAFDLMISNDLIDMYGKCSRVELARSVFHKMPERNVVSWTALMCGYLQHANAQESLLLLSRMLFSNVRPNEYTFSTNLKACGILGVLENGQQIHGLCAKSGFEKYPVAGNSIIDMYSRCGKLGEAENKFHEMPEKSLITWNVMIAGYAMGGFGDKSLYLFKQMQQQGEMPDEFTFASTLKACSGFKAVREGSQIHGFLITRGFLISSQKVIAGALIDLYVKSGNLFEAHKVFSQVEQKSVISWTTLTVGYAQEGKLTEAMNLFKQLRESSITLDGFVLSSMMGIFADFALIELGKQLHCCAVKIPSGLDISVLNSIMDMYLKCGLIEEAKTLFDVMPEKNVISWTVMITGYGKYGLGGEAVELFKKMHMDRIEPDEVSYLALLTACSHSGLVQESEEYFSKLCNSNCLKPSVEHYACMVDILGRAGRLREAKVVIENMPVKPNVGIWQTLLGACRVHKNVEIGREVGEILLKLDGNNPVNYVMMSNILADARLWEECEGLRGLVKTKGLRKEAGQSWVEIDKKMHFFHNRDETHPLTKAIHEFLYKMEKKMKYELGYTREVSFSLHDVEDETRDESLRFHSEKLAIGLALLSGADEIEGKPIRVFKNLRVCGDCHEYIKGLSKILQKIFLVRDANRFHKFENGTCSCRDYW